From Salinirubellus salinus, the proteins below share one genomic window:
- a CDS encoding LUD domain-containing protein — MSSKGHEAKAARIRELLETEGDAVATNTRGFNTGRYESVAKLDDYQRLRQEAREIKEDAIERLPELLEELTETVEANGGTVYVAEDAADANRYVAEVCEARDAERLVKSKSMTSEEIEVNDYLQARGVDVVETDLGEWVLQVADESPSHIVAPAIHKSREGIAALFNERFDPDEPLETAEELTMFAREQLLERIKGADVGMTGANFLTADTGTMALVTSEGNARKTVTVPDTHIAVAGVEKVVPSVEDLQPFVELIGRSGTGQDITSYVSLLTPPVESPTVDFDDPETPITEGSPDREFHLVLVDNGRLAMREDDTLRETLYCIRCSACSNTCANFQSVGGHAFGGETYSGGIATGWEAGVEGLDTAAEFNDLCTGCSRCVEACPVKIDIPWINTVVRDRINRSGDAGQFDFLVDGLTPDAESGGGPELQKRLFGNFETLAKLGSTFAPLSNWVANAGPVKGLLERTVGVDRRREFPAFQRETLVDWFDDRDSRVPADPERKAVFYPDVYTNHMLVERGKAAVRTLEALGVEVVVPRAPGAGRAPLSQGMIATARSKAERVADALGPYVEDGYDVVVLEPSDLAMFREDYAHLLPAEAYEPLAEHSYEAVEYVYGLVANGADADALASAGGPASVAYHSHCQQRTMGLAEYTVAVLEQRGYEVTTSDVECCGMAGSFGYKEQYYDLSMDVGENLGEQFRSLEADHVVASGTSCTDQLEDLLGDPPRHPVELLAPDGGD, encoded by the coding sequence ATGAGTTCGAAAGGCCACGAGGCGAAGGCCGCCCGCATCCGGGAACTCCTCGAGACGGAGGGCGACGCCGTCGCCACGAACACCCGCGGGTTCAACACCGGCCGGTACGAGTCGGTCGCCAAACTCGACGACTACCAGCGACTCCGCCAGGAGGCCCGCGAGATAAAGGAGGACGCCATCGAGCGGCTCCCCGAACTCCTCGAGGAACTGACCGAGACGGTCGAGGCCAACGGTGGGACGGTCTACGTCGCCGAGGACGCGGCCGACGCCAACCGGTACGTCGCCGAGGTCTGCGAGGCCCGCGACGCGGAGCGACTCGTCAAGAGCAAGTCGATGACCAGCGAGGAGATCGAGGTCAACGACTACCTCCAGGCCCGCGGCGTCGACGTCGTGGAGACAGACCTCGGTGAGTGGGTGCTCCAGGTGGCCGACGAGTCCCCCAGCCACATCGTCGCCCCGGCCATCCACAAGTCCCGCGAGGGCATCGCGGCCCTGTTCAACGAGCGCTTCGACCCCGACGAGCCGCTGGAGACGGCCGAGGAACTCACCATGTTCGCCCGCGAGCAGTTGCTCGAACGCATCAAGGGCGCCGACGTCGGGATGACCGGCGCGAACTTCCTCACGGCCGACACGGGGACGATGGCGCTGGTCACCAGCGAGGGCAACGCCCGGAAGACGGTGACCGTCCCGGACACCCACATCGCGGTCGCGGGCGTCGAGAAGGTCGTCCCGTCCGTCGAGGACCTCCAGCCGTTCGTCGAACTCATCGGTCGCTCCGGGACGGGTCAGGACATCACGAGCTACGTCTCGCTGCTGACGCCGCCGGTCGAGTCCCCGACCGTCGACTTCGACGACCCCGAGACGCCCATCACCGAGGGGAGCCCCGACCGGGAGTTCCACCTCGTCCTCGTCGACAACGGCCGGCTGGCGATGCGCGAGGACGACACCTTGCGCGAGACCCTCTACTGCATCCGGTGTAGCGCCTGCTCGAACACGTGTGCGAACTTCCAGTCCGTCGGGGGCCACGCGTTCGGTGGGGAGACGTACTCCGGTGGTATCGCCACCGGCTGGGAGGCCGGCGTCGAGGGGCTGGACACCGCCGCCGAGTTCAACGACCTCTGTACGGGCTGCTCGCGCTGTGTCGAGGCCTGCCCCGTGAAGATCGACATCCCGTGGATCAACACGGTGGTCCGCGACCGCATCAACCGCTCGGGGGACGCCGGCCAGTTCGACTTCCTCGTCGACGGCCTGACCCCGGACGCCGAGTCCGGCGGCGGGCCGGAGCTCCAGAAGCGGCTGTTCGGCAACTTCGAGACGCTGGCGAAGCTCGGGAGCACGTTCGCGCCCCTCTCGAACTGGGTGGCGAACGCTGGCCCGGTCAAGGGACTGCTCGAACGCACGGTCGGGGTCGACCGCCGGCGGGAGTTTCCCGCCTTCCAGCGCGAGACGCTCGTCGACTGGTTCGATGACCGGGACTCCCGGGTGCCCGCGGACCCGGAGCGCAAGGCCGTCTTCTACCCCGACGTCTACACCAACCACATGCTGGTCGAGCGGGGGAAGGCCGCCGTCCGGACACTGGAGGCCCTCGGCGTCGAGGTGGTCGTCCCGCGGGCCCCGGGCGCTGGCCGCGCCCCCCTCTCACAGGGGATGATCGCCACCGCCCGGTCGAAGGCCGAGCGGGTCGCCGACGCGCTCGGGCCGTACGTCGAGGACGGCTACGACGTGGTGGTCCTGGAGCCGAGTGACCTCGCGATGTTCCGCGAGGACTACGCGCACCTGCTGCCCGCCGAGGCGTACGAACCCCTCGCCGAGCACAGCTACGAGGCCGTCGAGTACGTCTACGGGCTGGTGGCGAACGGGGCCGACGCCGACGCGCTCGCGTCGGCCGGCGGACCGGCGTCGGTCGCCTACCACAGTCACTGCCAGCAACGGACGATGGGGCTGGCGGAGTACACCGTCGCCGTCCTCGAACAGCGGGGCTACGAGGTGACCACGAGCGACGTCGAGTGCTGCGGGATGGCCGGCTCGTTCGGCTACAAAGAACAGTACTACGACCTCTCGATGGACGTGGGGGAGAACCTCGGCGAGCAGTTCCGGTCGCTCGAGGCCGACCACGTCGTGGCCAGCGGCACCTCCTGCACCGACCAGCTGGAGGACCTGCTCGGGGACCCGCCGCGACACCCCGTGGAACTCCTCGCCCCCGACGGCGGGGACTGA
- a CDS encoding branched-chain amino acid ABC transporter permease, with protein sequence MLASQPLLVGPAVFAQLLVLGVLLGSIYAFVSLGLTIIFGVMEVVNVAHGAFTVVGMYAVWFVAARLELSPFLGIPLAAVVLFGIGVLIQRTTLAPLGEEAQGNKFLVTVAFLIIIVALVEMTFTATPRQLSTGFGSWGFADVYVPEGELYALLVAAATSAVVWTFLHRTHIGRAIRGTADNRLNAAYVGIDVRRIDYLTFGLGAALAGLAGALITFVQPFDPYLGNAYLTVAFVVVVLGGLGSIRGAVLGGLLVGMIRVFGAFYLPGSYYNVLILLVFIAVLLVKPTGLFGGPTRA encoded by the coding sequence GTGCTAGCCTCCCAGCCGTTGCTCGTCGGGCCGGCGGTGTTCGCCCAGCTCCTCGTCCTCGGGGTCCTCCTGGGGAGCATCTACGCGTTCGTCTCGCTCGGGCTCACCATCATCTTCGGCGTCATGGAGGTCGTCAACGTTGCGCACGGTGCCTTCACCGTCGTCGGGATGTACGCCGTCTGGTTCGTCGCGGCGCGGCTGGAGCTCTCGCCGTTCCTCGGCATCCCGCTGGCCGCCGTGGTCCTGTTCGGCATCGGGGTCCTGATACAGCGGACGACGCTCGCACCCCTCGGGGAGGAGGCCCAGGGGAACAAGTTCCTCGTCACCGTCGCCTTCCTCATCATCATCGTCGCCCTCGTCGAGATGACGTTCACCGCGACCCCCCGCCAGCTGTCGACCGGCTTCGGCAGCTGGGGGTTCGCCGACGTGTACGTCCCCGAGGGGGAGCTGTACGCGCTGCTCGTCGCCGCGGCCACCTCGGCGGTGGTCTGGACGTTCCTGCACCGGACACACATCGGTCGAGCCATCCGCGGGACCGCCGACAACCGGCTGAACGCCGCCTACGTCGGCATCGACGTCCGGCGGATCGACTACCTCACGTTCGGCCTGGGGGCCGCCCTCGCCGGGCTGGCCGGCGCGCTCATCACGTTCGTCCAGCCGTTCGACCCGTACCTCGGGAACGCGTATCTGACCGTCGCGTTCGTGGTGGTCGTCCTCGGCGGCCTCGGCTCTATCCGCGGGGCCGTCCTCGGTGGCCTGCTCGTCGGCATGATCCGCGTGTTCGGCGCGTTCTACCTCCCCGGGTCGTACTACAACGTCCTCATCCTGCTCGTGTTCATCGCGGTGTTGCTGGTCAAGCCCACGGGGCTGTTCGGGGGGCCGACCCGTGCCTGA
- a CDS encoding FAD-binding and (Fe-S)-binding domain-containing protein, giving the protein MSDSHQQSGGSPADPATDPRTDYDYQGAAVERPDLLAALERRVEGDVRFDSYTRTLYATDASAYEQLPIGVVAPVSTDDVAAVMRYCAEEGIPVLPRGGGTSLAGQAVNEAVVLDFKRHMDAFLDVDPDGRTARAQAGITLARLNDRLEPHGLKFAPDPAWGDKSVLGGAIGNNTTGAHSLQYGKTDAYVESCEVVLADGTVTEFGWVELDELHERADPDGDLEARIHAAVARILDEEAEEIDARYPDLKRNVSGYNLDHLLENAREHDAVNLGRLLAGSEGTLAIVTEAAVSLVPKPEATAIAMLTYDGVLPAMRDVAPILEHDPSAVEVMDDVLLDLARDTPEFADLVDTLPEGTDSTLLVEFYADSPAAAREKVEALLADRLPEGHSSAEAADVGTTPSTHAVDALEAYDDDRQAKFWKMRKAGLPILLSRTSDEKHWPFIEDTAVPPEHLPEYVADLQELFAEYDTFAAYYAHAGPGVLHIRPLLNLKDDDGIETMAALADAVSDLVIEYGGSVSGEHGDGKARTRWNRKLYGERLWEAFRDLKSTFDPDWLLNPGSVCGTPDLTDDLRYGPEYSFAADFEPVLDWSNENEFQGMVELCHGCAGCTGHQETTGGVMCPTYRAAEEEITSTRGRANMLREAMGGDLPADPFDEEFVHEVLDLCIGCKGCKRDCPSGVDMAKLKAEVVHEYHQREGVTLRDRLFANVEDVLSLGSTFAPVSNWVMDAPGVGWLMERTVGIARERSFPAFHRRTFRDRWRAHGGTSVPAAEAERRALLLADPYTNYSHPAVGMAAVRALEAAGVHVRVPTDVGDSGRPAFSKSMLDHARATARENVDALAPRVEDGWDVVTVEPSDAVMYQLDYRDLLSGEDVERVAANTYGVFEYLDRFRLDESVEFDDPAESLTYHGHCQQKATQKDHHVVGVLRRAGYEVDALDSGCCGMAGSFGYQAEHYSMSKAIAGELFEQVDESPAETVVAPGASCRSQLADHGADGEPPHPVEKLAAALTD; this is encoded by the coding sequence ATGAGTGACAGCCACCAACAGTCGGGTGGGTCTCCGGCCGACCCGGCGACGGACCCGCGTACCGACTACGACTACCAGGGCGCGGCTGTCGAACGGCCGGACCTCCTCGCGGCCCTCGAACGCCGGGTGGAGGGCGACGTGCGGTTCGACAGCTACACCCGGACCCTGTACGCCACCGACGCCAGCGCCTACGAACAACTCCCCATCGGCGTGGTCGCCCCGGTCTCGACCGACGACGTCGCGGCGGTGATGCGGTACTGTGCCGAGGAGGGGATACCGGTCTTGCCACGAGGCGGCGGGACGAGTCTGGCGGGGCAGGCCGTCAACGAGGCGGTCGTCCTCGACTTCAAGCGGCACATGGACGCGTTCCTCGACGTCGACCCGGACGGTCGGACCGCTCGTGCGCAGGCGGGTATCACCCTCGCCCGACTCAACGACCGTCTCGAGCCCCACGGCCTGAAGTTCGCCCCCGACCCGGCGTGGGGCGACAAGAGCGTGCTCGGCGGGGCCATCGGTAACAACACGACCGGTGCCCACTCGCTCCAGTACGGCAAGACCGACGCGTACGTCGAGTCGTGCGAGGTGGTGCTGGCCGACGGCACGGTGACGGAGTTCGGCTGGGTGGAGCTGGACGAACTCCACGAACGAGCCGACCCCGACGGCGACCTCGAGGCGCGCATCCACGCGGCGGTCGCCCGCATCCTCGACGAGGAGGCCGAGGAGATCGACGCCCGCTACCCGGACCTGAAACGGAACGTCTCGGGCTACAACCTCGACCACCTGCTCGAGAACGCCAGGGAACACGATGCGGTCAATCTCGGGCGGTTGCTGGCCGGGAGCGAGGGGACCCTCGCCATCGTCACCGAGGCGGCGGTGTCGCTGGTCCCGAAACCCGAGGCGACGGCCATCGCGATGCTGACCTACGACGGGGTGTTGCCGGCGATGCGCGACGTCGCGCCTATCCTCGAACACGACCCCTCGGCCGTCGAGGTGATGGACGACGTGCTCCTCGACCTGGCTCGCGACACCCCGGAGTTCGCCGATCTGGTGGACACACTCCCCGAGGGGACGGACTCGACCTTGCTCGTCGAGTTCTACGCCGACTCGCCGGCCGCGGCCCGTGAGAAGGTCGAGGCCCTGCTCGCCGACCGCCTCCCCGAGGGGCACTCGAGCGCCGAGGCGGCCGACGTGGGCACCACCCCCTCGACCCACGCCGTCGACGCGCTGGAGGCCTACGACGACGACCGCCAGGCGAAGTTCTGGAAGATGCGCAAGGCCGGCCTCCCCATCCTGCTCTCCCGGACGAGCGACGAGAAACACTGGCCGTTCATCGAGGACACCGCGGTGCCGCCGGAGCACCTCCCCGAGTACGTCGCCGACCTGCAGGAGCTGTTCGCCGAGTACGACACGTTCGCGGCCTACTACGCGCACGCCGGGCCGGGCGTCCTGCACATCCGGCCGTTGCTGAACCTCAAGGACGATGACGGGATCGAGACGATGGCGGCCCTCGCCGACGCGGTGTCGGACCTCGTCATCGAGTACGGTGGGTCGGTCTCCGGCGAGCACGGCGACGGCAAGGCCCGGACCCGGTGGAACCGGAAACTGTACGGTGAGCGGCTCTGGGAGGCGTTCCGCGACCTGAAGTCGACGTTCGACCCCGACTGGCTGCTCAACCCCGGCTCCGTCTGTGGGACGCCCGACCTGACCGACGACCTCCGCTACGGGCCCGAGTACAGCTTCGCCGCCGACTTCGAGCCGGTGCTCGACTGGTCGAACGAGAACGAGTTCCAGGGGATGGTCGAACTCTGTCACGGCTGTGCGGGCTGTACCGGCCACCAGGAGACGACCGGCGGGGTGATGTGTCCGACCTACCGGGCCGCGGAGGAGGAGATCACCTCGACCCGGGGACGGGCGAACATGCTCCGCGAGGCGATGGGGGGTGACCTGCCTGCCGACCCGTTCGACGAGGAGTTCGTCCACGAGGTGCTCGACCTCTGTATCGGGTGCAAGGGGTGCAAGCGGGACTGCCCGAGCGGCGTCGACATGGCGAAGCTCAAGGCCGAGGTGGTCCACGAGTACCACCAGCGCGAGGGGGTCACCCTCCGTGACCGACTGTTCGCCAACGTCGAGGACGTCCTCTCGCTCGGGAGCACCTTCGCGCCCGTCTCGAACTGGGTGATGGACGCGCCCGGCGTGGGCTGGCTGATGGAACGGACCGTCGGAATCGCTCGAGAGCGGTCGTTCCCCGCGTTCCACCGCCGGACGTTCCGCGACCGGTGGCGGGCACACGGTGGGACCTCGGTGCCGGCTGCTGAGGCCGAGCGGCGGGCGCTCCTGCTCGCGGACCCGTACACCAACTACAGTCACCCGGCGGTCGGGATGGCCGCCGTGCGGGCACTCGAAGCCGCGGGCGTCCACGTGCGGGTCCCGACCGACGTCGGCGACAGTGGCCGGCCGGCGTTCTCGAAGAGCATGCTCGACCACGCCCGGGCCACGGCCCGCGAGAACGTCGACGCGCTCGCTCCCCGCGTCGAGGATGGCTGGGACGTGGTGACCGTCGAGCCGTCGGACGCCGTGATGTACCAGCTCGACTATCGCGACCTGCTCTCGGGCGAGGACGTCGAGCGGGTCGCGGCGAACACCTATGGCGTCTTCGAGTACCTCGACCGGTTCCGCCTCGACGAGAGCGTCGAGTTCGACGATCCCGCGGAGTCGCTGACCTACCACGGCCACTGCCAGCAGAAGGCCACCCAGAAGGACCACCACGTCGTCGGCGTGCTCCGGCGGGCTGGCTACGAGGTCGACGCCCTCGACTCGGGCTGTTGCGGGATGGCC
- a CDS encoding LUD domain-containing protein, whose amino-acid sequence MTAEPYDRFASRAADFGVEVTRVAAADASSTIETLVERPAVGAALPWADVTLPEDVRTDPTPAELDEAVTGVTAAAFAVADYGSIALRATPDGTEPVSLFPDRHVAVLREADVLPDMAAAFDRLGETFRATYGSAILATGPSATADMGELVKGAHGPKAVDVVVVR is encoded by the coding sequence ATGACGGCCGAGCCCTACGACCGGTTCGCCTCGCGCGCCGCGGACTTCGGTGTCGAGGTCACGCGGGTCGCCGCCGCCGACGCGTCAAGCACCATCGAGACGCTGGTCGAGCGGCCGGCGGTCGGTGCCGCACTGCCGTGGGCGGACGTGACGCTCCCGGAGGACGTCCGGACCGACCCGACGCCGGCCGAGCTGGACGAGGCGGTCACGGGCGTCACCGCCGCGGCGTTCGCCGTCGCCGACTACGGGAGCATCGCGCTCCGGGCGACCCCGGACGGGACCGAGCCGGTGAGCCTGTTTCCCGACCGGCACGTCGCGGTCCTGCGCGAGGCGGACGTCCTCCCCGACATGGCGGCGGCGTTCGACCGGCTGGGCGAGACGTTCCGTGCCACGTACGGGTCGGCCATCCTGGCGACCGGCCCGTCGGCGACGGCCGACATGGGCGAACTCGTGAAGGGCGCACACGGCCCGAAGGCGGTCGACGTGGTGGTGGTGCGATGA
- a CDS encoding branched-chain amino acid ABC transporter permease → MPDRSQSLARLQRRAGSLAETLGDWRGRWYATPVLGVGLLVGLAVLPLSLDVPVFGTRLGALLSLNILVVALLWATAAQSWNIVSGFSGQFSFGHAAFFGLGAYVPLVLSREFAVNPWLGMLAGSLLAGAYALCIGGLSFRYGVGGSYFALVTLAFAELLLYLFINVDQLGGASGFVKPFPDAYGAEYGLLAFQFRETLPYYYVALGLLLVVSLVALVIKRSRIGLYLFAIRDDEAAASAVGIPTIRYKLFALVVSAFFTAWAGTLWSMYFVSIRPRVVFGLLVNLDILLPAVVGGLGTIFGPIVGSLLLTVTSEVAREAVGVPELQEVVYGVVLLLVVLRTPGGVVTWPSRVAEALATAQGETEGQREAPPAATEGPSPHGTDERRAESDGGRGDPAAGDRSEPDR, encoded by the coding sequence GTGCCTGACCGGTCGCAGTCGCTCGCCCGGCTCCAGCGGCGCGCCGGGAGCCTCGCCGAGACGCTCGGAGACTGGCGTGGGCGCTGGTACGCCACCCCGGTGCTGGGTGTGGGCCTGCTCGTCGGCCTCGCGGTCCTCCCCCTGTCGCTCGACGTCCCCGTCTTCGGGACGCGGCTCGGGGCCCTCCTGAGTCTGAACATCCTCGTCGTCGCGCTGCTCTGGGCGACGGCCGCACAGAGCTGGAACATCGTCTCCGGGTTCTCCGGGCAGTTCTCGTTCGGCCACGCGGCGTTCTTCGGCCTCGGTGCCTACGTCCCGCTCGTCCTGAGCCGCGAGTTCGCCGTCAATCCCTGGCTCGGGATGCTCGCCGGAAGTCTCCTCGCGGGTGCTTACGCCCTCTGTATCGGCGGGCTCAGCTTCCGCTACGGCGTCGGCGGGAGCTACTTCGCGCTCGTCACGCTCGCGTTCGCGGAACTCCTGCTGTACCTGTTCATCAACGTCGACCAGCTCGGTGGCGCCAGCGGCTTCGTCAAGCCGTTCCCGGACGCCTACGGCGCCGAGTACGGCCTCCTCGCGTTCCAGTTCCGGGAGACGCTCCCGTACTACTACGTCGCCCTCGGGCTCCTGCTGGTCGTCTCGCTCGTGGCACTCGTCATCAAGCGGTCACGTATCGGGCTGTACCTGTTCGCCATCCGCGACGACGAGGCCGCGGCCAGCGCCGTCGGGATCCCGACCATTCGGTACAAGCTCTTCGCGCTCGTCGTGAGCGCGTTCTTCACCGCGTGGGCCGGGACGCTCTGGAGCATGTACTTCGTCTCCATCCGCCCCCGGGTCGTCTTCGGGCTGCTGGTGAACCTCGACATCCTGCTGCCGGCCGTCGTCGGTGGCCTCGGCACCATCTTCGGCCCCATCGTGGGTTCGCTCCTCCTGACCGTGACGAGCGAGGTGGCACGCGAGGCCGTCGGCGTCCCGGAACTTCAGGAGGTCGTCTACGGGGTCGTCCTCCTCCTCGTCGTCCTCCGGACGCCCGGTGGGGTCGTCACCTGGCCGTCGCGAGTCGCCGAGGCGTTGGCCACCGCCCAGGGCGAGACCGAGGGGCAGCGGGAGGCACCGCCGGCGGCCACGGAGGGGCCGTCCCCCCACGGCACCGACGAGCGACGGGCCGAGAGTGACGGTGGGCGCGGCGACCCGGCGGCAGGCGACCGCTCGGAGCCCGACCGCTGA
- a CDS encoding class I SAM-dependent methyltransferase, with the protein MDEDAIYNRHFEVFLLWACRETGVVDELLAGTEGTAALAAGAGITERAADIVLGCLVELGYAERADGGYRATESLRVLDPEADVLDRGMLPHRLDSLENYMQLPEVMRTGEPPEHTDAGFRNFVGAMATVEDVAVREIVTTVEHAHPRPDTVLDVGGGPGRFGAEFARRGADVALFDRPGVLDLLESHHADLGLDVVAGDALESLPAGFDLVFSARMTTSFTPADLRAYFENAFDALKPGGTFVCTERVRGMSEMDNRFAFHMLTLTDTGNTHTADEYRSALEDVGFVDVEIDDVPRTEFQTVVGRKER; encoded by the coding sequence ATGGACGAGGACGCGATATACAACAGACACTTCGAGGTGTTCCTGCTGTGGGCCTGCCGCGAGACCGGCGTCGTCGACGAACTGCTCGCCGGGACGGAGGGAACGGCCGCGCTCGCCGCCGGCGCGGGCATAACGGAACGGGCGGCGGACATCGTCCTCGGGTGTCTCGTCGAACTGGGGTACGCCGAGCGGGCCGACGGCGGCTACCGGGCGACGGAGTCCCTCCGGGTGCTCGACCCCGAGGCGGACGTCCTCGACCGGGGGATGCTCCCCCACCGGCTCGACTCGCTGGAGAACTACATGCAGCTCCCGGAGGTGATGCGGACCGGCGAGCCGCCCGAGCACACCGACGCGGGGTTCCGGAACTTCGTCGGGGCCATGGCGACCGTCGAGGACGTGGCCGTCCGCGAGATCGTCACGACCGTCGAGCACGCCCACCCGCGACCGGACACCGTCCTCGACGTCGGTGGCGGGCCCGGCCGGTTCGGGGCGGAGTTCGCCCGACGCGGGGCGGACGTCGCGCTGTTCGACCGGCCGGGCGTGCTCGACCTCCTCGAGTCACACCACGCCGACCTCGGCCTCGACGTGGTGGCGGGTGACGCCCTCGAGTCGCTCCCCGCGGGCTTCGACCTCGTGTTCAGCGCCCGGATGACCACCTCGTTCACCCCCGCGGACCTGCGGGCGTACTTCGAGAACGCGTTCGACGCCCTCAAGCCCGGCGGGACGTTCGTCTGTACCGAGCGGGTCAGGGGCATGTCCGAGATGGACAACCGGTTCGCGTTCCACATGCTGACGCTGACCGACACGGGGAACACGCACACCGCCGACGAGTACCGGTCGGCCCTAGAGGACGTCGGCTTCGTCGACGTCGAGATCGATGACGTCCCCCGGACCGAGTTCCAGACGGTCGTGGGTCGGAAGGAGCGCTGA
- a CDS encoding ATP-binding cassette domain-containing protein yields the protein MPGGRLETEGLTKTFGDVVAADDVTVTFEPGECHGIIGPNGSGKTTLFDLVMGFQRPDSGVVRFDGEDITGMRPDQVARRGLVRTFQITAPFERLTVRENLLSVYTGGLGSGLRVPTETHERAAELLDLLDLDRVADHDASDISGGQQKLLELGRATMLEPECVLLDEPTAGVNPAIQDRVLSALREMNDGGTTVVVIEHDMSVVGDIADRITVLDGGRVLTQGAFSTVTSDERVRDAYIGTRTDRATGTDGEMPATETETGTETQTGTGTEVEAGTPTPGVVAESRARRPAPAESDAESRVARALASRADGDEDDERGPVDRLVARNVTAGYGKQVVLDGVSVKSHDGITCVFGPNGSGKSTLLKLLGGVVPVRSGAIEYGGRPLTGLEPHEIVRAGITTVPQDRRTFAGLTVRENLQLGATTVDDEAVVDARIEVVLDLFPALAASLSEPARSLSGGQQVMLGLGWAMMTGADVYLLDEPLSGLAPSAVDDLFDVLRTLVDRGIQIVLVEQHVREAMTVADHVYVLSQGRIQFDGPPEALESEDRLVELYLGLE from the coding sequence GTGCCCGGGGGACGACTCGAGACGGAGGGACTCACGAAGACGTTCGGCGACGTCGTGGCGGCCGACGACGTCACGGTCACCTTCGAGCCGGGGGAGTGTCACGGCATCATCGGGCCGAACGGCTCCGGGAAGACCACGCTGTTCGACCTCGTCATGGGGTTCCAGCGGCCCGACAGCGGTGTCGTGCGGTTCGACGGCGAGGACATCACCGGGATGCGACCAGATCAGGTCGCCCGTCGCGGGCTCGTCCGGACCTTCCAGATAACCGCCCCCTTCGAGCGACTCACCGTCCGCGAGAACCTGCTGAGCGTCTACACCGGCGGGCTGGGGTCGGGGCTCCGCGTCCCCACCGAGACCCACGAGCGGGCCGCCGAACTACTCGACCTGCTCGACCTCGACCGCGTCGCCGACCACGACGCGAGCGACATCTCGGGCGGCCAGCAGAAGCTCCTCGAACTCGGCCGGGCGACGATGCTGGAGCCGGAGTGTGTCCTCCTCGACGAGCCGACTGCGGGCGTCAACCCCGCCATCCAGGACCGGGTGCTCTCGGCGCTCCGCGAGATGAACGACGGCGGGACCACGGTCGTCGTCATCGAGCACGACATGAGTGTCGTCGGGGACATCGCCGACCGGATCACGGTCCTCGACGGCGGCCGCGTCCTGACACAGGGCGCGTTCTCGACGGTCACGAGCGACGAGCGCGTCAGGGACGCCTACATCGGGACCCGGACGGACCGGGCGACAGGGACCGACGGGGAGATGCCGGCGACCGAGACCGAGACTGGAACCGAGACCCAGACCGGGACCGGGACCGAAGTCGAGGCCGGTACCCCGACGCCCGGCGTCGTCGCGGAGTCGAGGGCGCGCCGGCCGGCGCCGGCCGAGAGCGACGCAGAGAGCCGGGTCGCACGAGCACTCGCGTCGAGGGCGGACGGCGACGAGGACGACGAACGGGGACCGGTCGACCGTCTGGTCGCCCGGAACGTCACGGCCGGCTACGGGAAGCAGGTCGTGCTCGACGGCGTCTCGGTCAAGAGCCACGATGGGATCACGTGCGTGTTCGGGCCGAACGGCTCGGGAAAGTCGACACTCCTCAAGCTGCTCGGGGGCGTCGTACCGGTCCGGTCGGGAGCCATCGAGTACGGCGGCCGGCCGCTCACCGGGCTCGAACCGCACGAGATCGTCCGGGCCGGAATCACGACGGTCCCGCAAGACCGGCGGACGTTCGCCGGGCTCACCGTCCGCGAGAACCTCCAGCTGGGGGCCACCACCGTCGACGACGAGGCCGTGGTCGACGCGCGGATAGAGGTGGTCCTGGACCTGTTTCCCGCGCTGGCCGCGTCGCTCTCCGAGCCGGCGCGGTCGCTCTCCGGTGGCCAGCAGGTGATGCTCGGCCTCGGGTGGGCGATGATGACGGGGGCCGACGTGTACCTCCTCGACGAGCCGCTCAGCGGGCTGGCACCGTCCGCCGTCGACGACCTCTTCGACGTCCTCCGGACCCTCGTCGACCGGGGCATCCAGATCGTACTGGTCGAACAGCACGTCCGGGAGGCCATGACCGTCGCGGACCACGTCTACGTCCTCTCGCAGGGACGGATACAGTTCGACGGGCCGCCCGAGGCACTCGAGAGCGAGGACCGCCTCGTCGAGCTCTACCTCGGGCTCGAGTGA